The genomic DNA TATTTTGCTGCCTTAGCAGCTCCCCCGTTACCCAATATAATAGCGTGCTTAACTTTACTTAAGTCAAGTTTATCCTGCAAAGATTTTTCAAACCCATATATATCGGTATTATAACCTTTTAGCAACAAATCGCCTTTGGTTTGTCTAAACCTCACACAGTTCACCGCCCCTACTACTGCTGCTTCCCGATCCATTTCATCTAGGTAGTTGATGATATCTTCTTTATAAGGTATGGTTACATTAAGACCCTGCAAATCTGATCTTCGCATAATTAGTTCGGGAAATTGCAATATATTGTTTAGCGGGAAAAGTTTGTAGGAATGCCCCGATAAATTAAGCTGCTTAAATTTTTCTGTAAAGTATTGGGGCGAAAACGAATGCTCCAATGGCCAACCAATCAACCCATATATTTTTTTTTGCATTTCGTGAAAATTTTGAATTATGCAACCGTTTTCAAAATATAATTACTTTCTTTTGATTTGGATATCCTGAATCTTAGTATTCTCTACAGAAAGTATAGTGAAAACAAAGTCATCATTCTCAATTACAGTGCCCGATTCGGGAATATTTTGGTATATAGAAAATATATAGCCGCCCAGTGTTTCGTACTCACCTATAGGCAAGTCCAATTCATACTTATCATTTAAATGATCAATCTCCAATCGTGCATTGAACACCCATTCGTGTTGCGAATTCTCTTGCTCGGTCACCGTTTCATTATCATATTCATCATTTATGGCCCCAAATATTTTTTCTAATATATCTTCTGTAGTTACAATACCAGCAGTACCTCCAAATTCATCAACAACTACAGCCATGCTTTTGCGTTGCTTGGTCAATTGGTTCAACAGATCTCGAGCCGCCATCGACTCAGTGGCTATGGTAATGGGCATCATAGCATGACGTATACTTTTGGGTTTTTTCAATAATGAATTTTGGTGTATATAACCTACTATGTGGTCAATGCTTTCCTCAAACACCAATATTTTTGAATGGCCCGATTCAATGAGTACCTCATATAGTTTCTCCACAGACTGGCTTTGCTCAATGCCAATAATTTCGGTACGCGGGGTAAGGCATTGGCGTATTTTTACATTACCGAAATCGAGAGCGTTCTTAAATATTTCCGTATCTACATCTGCATCTTCTTCCAAATCCATTTTGGCCGATTGTGATATATACTCATCCAAATCTACTTTACCAAAAACCGGAGCTCCCTCCTTCCAATCGAGCCTGAAGATGCCATTGAGCATGGACTTTGCAAGCCAGGTGATAAAATGCACCAAGGGATAAAATATATAATATATAATTAAAAAGGGTACGGCAAAAAACTCCAAAATCAAATCGGGATTTATACGGAACAATACCTTGGGCAAAAACTCGGCAGTGAACAAAATAAATATGGTGGATATGAAAGTGGCTAAAATCAATAATATATATCTGTGCTCGTGAAAGTACGGTTCCAGCATAGGGTGCAGAAATTTTTCTTCCATAAAAATGGAGTATATAACCAGTGCCGTATTATTGCCAACCAGCGTAGTGCTGATAAATTTGGATGGCGTCTTTACAAAAGGTGATAGAATTTTTGCCGAGAAACTCCCCTGCTTATTCTTTAGCTCTATTCTAAGCTTATTGGCCGAGATAAATGCTATTTCGATGCCCGAAAAAAACGCACAGGCTATGAGCGTGAAGAATATGATTATGGGGCCATCCAAGATATTTAACGATTAAATGATTTAAGATTTGGTGTTTTATTCAAGCAAAGGTAAAGTGAGGTTTTCATAAAAACTATAATAATTATGGTAGGCCGATTTTAACTTTCCAAAACTTCTAAACTTTTGGAAAGTTAAAATACAATAGTTTATTCCACAATTACACGGTCCTTACCATCAAAATAAGGACTTTGGACTGAGAGTACTTTCAGTGGGATTTTAGAGGTGGTTTTTACCCAGTGTATCACACCCTTGGGTATAAAAACGACCACACCCGGTTTTAATTCAAATGATTTTTTGCCCAACTTCATGATGCCGGTGCCTTCCAACACCGATATATGTTCGCTATGATATAAATGTTTGTGAGTCTTTACTTCATTTCTAATCACAATGATAAAACCACTGCTCAAGCTATCGCCACTAATACGTTCGATCCATATATTGCTTATTGTATCGGGCATTTTCAAAGTGTCAGTTTGAAAAACTACTTGGCCAATCATGGATTGGGAACAAAAAACCACCGATACCAATAAGATTATTTTTTTGATACGGAAATTTATCATAACATTGCAAAGATAATCTTTCGTACATGTTAGGCAAGTTAAAATTTCTATTCCCATTATTAATTATATATCACTCCGTTTCAGCCCAAAAGCTGAGCATTAGCGACAAACGGACTATTATATCCAATTATAATATCACTTTAGCAAAACAACAATGGGATAGTGTTGCCACCTATTATGATAACAAAATGGCAAGCTTTCTGCCTCCTAGCAAAATGGAATCGCTTTGGGAACAACTCGCTAGGTACTATGGTGAATACAGCCATTATGAGACTGCAGATACCGCCACAAAAAAAGGTGACTTGGTATTCGTAACCAAATTCCATTTTAAACGCGGAAGTTTGATGGAACAAATAAATATGAATGATACAGGGCTAATAACAGGCCTTTGGTTTTTACCACTTGAGGATAAAAGTGGATATGCCGAACCTAATTATTCTAACAAGAAATTATATTATGAAACGGATGCAGAAGTAGTGACCGGAGATTATAAAATGAAGGGGAAACTTACAGTGCCCAACAATGCAAAAAAAGTCCCCGCAGTGATATTGGCATGGGGTTCAGGACCCAATGGAATGAACGAAGAAATAGGAGGTTGCCAACCATTCAACGATTTGGCAGCAGGACTTGCATCGCAGGGCATCGCCGTTTTGCGTTTCGACAAACGTACATATAAACACAGTATGGATATTAATGCCAAGGGTCTGCCCACAATTGACGATGAATATACTTATGATATAGCTAGTGCCTTAAAATTATTAAAAACAAAAATATATATAGACCCAAAAAATATATATTTATTGGGCCACAGCCAAGGCGGGATGTTATTACCATATTTGCTCAAAAATATAAAAGGTTTTGCAGGAGGAATTAGTATGGCAGGTGCAGCCCGACCACTTGGTGAACTAATAGTAGAGCAGATGAACTACCTTGCACCAGATAGCATACTAAAAACCATGGAAGAAAAAATGATGAAAGAAAAAGCTATCACACAAGCAATGCTTTCGATGAGTGATACGATTAAATATAATACAGATGCAGACTTGTTACCTCTCGGTTTCCCAGGGAGTTATTGGATTCATTTGAACAAAATACAACCTGCTATCATCGCAGCAAAAATAAAAAAACCTATCTTGTTTTTACAAGGGGAAAGTGATTATCAAGTACGGATGGATGATTATAATTTGTTCAGACTATATAATAAATCCGCCAATCATTTTTTTAAATCATACCCTAAATTGAATCACTTATTTGTTGAAGGTGAAACGGAGGCATTATCACAACCTTCCGACTATTTTAAACCCGGAAATATATATGAACCCGTGATTATGGATATCGCAAAATTTATTAAAACAAAACAATTATGAAATCTTTGATTCACGAATACAAAAAAACAAATCACTATATGAGTAAAAAATATCTTATTATACTTCTTCTCTTCTCGTTTGCTGGTGTATATGCCCAAGAACCCATGAAAGACAGTGCTACAGGCAAATATTATTTTGAGAAAGAAACAGAGAAGGGAATGGTACGCATCAATAATATATTATATGACGAGGTCACTACTTTTTATGCTAAATATGCTTTAGCCAAGCATGATGGCAAATGGTATATGGTAGATCAAAACCTCAAAAATATGAGAGGCCCTTTTGATTATGCCGACCGAGAGGCTTTCGACAATAATGGAGAAGCTGCAGTACGTTTAAATGGAAAATGGAATGTGCTTAGCTACAAAAATAAGTTATTATTAAAACGCTCGGTACCCGACAGCAATTTTTTTTACAATCAGAGCGAAACTTTTTATTTCCAATCTGTAAATAACAGGGTATATCGTGCCATTATAAAGAAAAGAAAATGGGTGGAACTGAGTTGCACTTCAGATTCAACACCAGGAGAAGGTATTACAAATGAATACTGTGAACTAGAAGATTTCTTAAACTTTTCTGGTGAAAATTTAGCTGCGGTGAAAAAAGAAAAATATGGGTACGTCAATAAAAAAGGAGTCACGATTTTACCCTTTATATTTGACTATGCTGGAGACTTTAACTATAAAGCTGCCGTAGTGAAAAAAGATGGCATGTATGGCTATGTAGATGCATCGCTTAATTTGTTTATACCATTTATGTTTGATAATGCAAAACCTTTTATAGTTTCTGCTGCTGCGGTGCAAAAGGGTTTTTGGTATGGCCTTATCAATAAACAAAGAATGACTATCGTACCTTTCGATTATAGTGATTTAAATTGTATAGACCAGAATGGGCTATTATATAGTGCCAAAAAAAATTCAACTTTTGGAATAATTGATAGCAATAATCATACAGTAATTCCTTTTGACTATGAAGCTGATTTTGGAATGATAAATAGCAATTGCTTCGTTGCTAAACGAGACGGCTATTTTGGCCTCATAAATATTGTGCAACGTAAACTTGTACCATTTAATTATAAAGAATATGATTTAAGCTTGAAGTCAAAAAATTTGATTGTTTTTAAAGTGAAAGAAGATACCAAAAATCCTTATCAGATATTTAATACTTTTGGTGATAAACGTAACGACGAAGGATATCAAACTGTATATTATTTTTATGGCGATCGTTGCCAAGTGAAACGTAATGAAAAGTACGGCTTAATTGATGAATCGGGTTATGAAGTTGTTCCCTGTCAATATGACGCTATAGGTTATTTAAATACCGAAGGCACCTACCAGGTCACTAAAGGCATTGAGAAATTTTTTATTGATAAAACAGGACAAAAAGTAGTAAGGAAATGATAAACATAATTAACAGATTTAACACTAGAATTATATATATTCTCATTTCAGGAATAATCTGTATAAATGCTTGCAAAAATAACATCCCCAATGCCATTGATAAACCTTTAACTGAAAAAACAGATAGTTTACTATCGGAATCTGATATCGAAAATAAAATTTTAGATAAACTCTCAAAACTACCCGAATGGGTAAAGGAAAACAACTATATAGATTCGTTTACCAACCACAAGCATGGCCTTGCTGTAACTACTGAAAAACCGACAACAGACAAACCTGATTTCTATTTTCGGGTAGGGTATAATGGAGAAGATAGGTTTGAAACTTATTTCCACTTTTATGTAAATCCTAAAACGTTTGAAATAAAAATTTTGGATCTGCTAGATGGCGATATAGTGCCTATAGCTGTTTGGAGGAAAAGAGAATTAAAGCGGAAGAAATAACCCTATATTATATATATTATTCCGATAAACTTATACCGTTTTGGCTATCTATAAGTGTAGAATTATTTGAACCTATTTCCATATTTAATTCAGTACCATTCCAACTGAGTTTAACTCTACCATCTTCTAGTCTCCAATTACCGCTCACACTTGTATAGTTGTTCATCATAGCTTCGGTTCCTTCAAAGCTACCATCGGCTTTCAAATTTAATTCGATGGTAGCTAATGATTTTGCACCTGTAACCTCTGCGTTGCCTGTGGGTGCTTGTTTCCAAGTGCCAGCCAATTCCTCCATCGGGTTTTCCGCAGACTCTTTTTGTTCCACATTTTCAGGAGATTCTTTCGAATCTATTTGTTCAGATTTGATTTCTGAATCCTCTGTTTCACCTTTTTCGCTTGAATGATTTTTACAAGAAAAACAAAAAACAATTGAAACTATTATAATATATTTCATAATACTATTATAGGTTAAGAATTGGTATTACTTATATTGACACCCTGAGCGGCCCGCCACGGCGAGGAAGGGCTATCCCTCAAACGTACTATAAAAATAATTCGTCTCACTTTTAAATTCTCCAGCACAAGTATCTACCATTTTATATACTCTTTTTATACCCATTTCATTATATCTTTTCTCAAAAACTTCATCTTCGGTACAACCTAAAAGAAACGCAATTTGTATATCACAATATCCTTTTTGTTTCATCTCACTCATGAGTTCAACAGGCATATTATTTATATTAAAACGCTTGGCTTCGGTTTCTATAATAACCAATTCATTTATCTGTTGCAAAAACCAACGATCGATGCGTGTTACTTTTTCTATCGTGCTTATGGGTACACCCAAACTCATTGCATCTTTGATATGGAAAACCCTGTTCCAACTTGGGTTTGCAAGACTATGCATAATTTCATCGAGGTTGCGTAATTGTTTTCCATCGGCTCCCAAACCTTGGCGATTTATTTCCAAACTTTGTAATGCTTTTTGCAATGCTTCTTGAAAATTACGACCAATAGCCATCACCTCACCCACCGATTTCATTTGCAAACCAAGGGTTTTATTTGCTCCTTTAAATTTATCAAAATTCCAACGCGGCACTTTTACGATTACATAATCGAGTGCGGGTTCAAAATAAGCTGAGGTAGTTTTGGTAACAGGGTTCATCAACTCGTCCAAATTATATCCAATGGCAAGTTTGCTCGCAATTTTTGCAATGGGATATCCTGTAGCTTTACTGGCCAATGCCGATGAACGACTCACACGTGGATTTATTTCAACAGCTATAATACTTTCATCTTCGGGATTCACCGCAAATTGCACATTGCAACCTCCGGAAAAATTACCAATGGAACGCATCATTAATATAGCCATATCACGCATCTCTTGAAAACATCGATCACTCAAAGTCATAGCAGGGGCCACGGTGATGCTATCGCCAGTATGGATTCCCATCGGGTCAAAATTTTCGATGGCACATATCACAGCTAAATTATCATTTTGGTCTCGCAGTAATTCCAACTCATATTCTTTCCAACCCATTACTGCCCTCTCTACCAAAACCTCGTGCGTAGGACTGGCTTTAAGTCCACGCATTAAAGCGGCATCAAATTCTTCTTTGTTGTGTACAATTCCACCCCCGTATCCACCAAGCGTGTAACTAGGTCGAATCACTAAAGGAAACCCTATTCGTTGTGCTATTTCTTTTCCTTCCAAAAATGAATTTGCTACTTGGCTTTCGGCCACACCAATACCAATATCAATCATCAGTTGGCGGAATTTTTCACGGTTCTCCGTAGTTTCTATAGCATGTATATCAACTCCAATCATCCGCACTTTATACTTTTCCCAAATGCCCAACTCATCTGCTTCTTTGGCAAGGTTCAATGCTGTTTGCCCACCCATAGTAGGCAGCACTGCATCAATTTGATGAGCCTCTAAAATCTCTATAATACTTTGTACCGTAAGTGGCTTTAAATATATATGATCGGCCATCACAGGGTCGGTCATAATAGTTGCTGGATTACTATTGATAAGTGTTACTTCAATACCTTCCTCACGCAACGAGCGGGCTGCTTGTGTGCCGCTATAATCGAACTCACAAGCTTGGCCAATGATGATAGGACCTGAACCTATTATTAAAACTGATTTTATTGAACTGTCTTTGGGCATCTAGATTATTTTTTATTTTATAATTAATATTTTTTATTTTAGGAATAAGGAGCTGGTGAAAAGGAGTAAGGCCATTCGGAGAAAAACTAGTCGGCAACGCCCCCTTAATCTTTACTCCTTATTCCTTGGTGCTATCCCGTAAAATTAGGCAAAATTAGGATATATATAAATACCATTGTGCATTGTTGAAAAAAGAAATTTAATTCGCTTAAATACAGTCACATCAATCATTCTCGAAAATTTCAAAAAATATTAAATTAATTGCACGCACATTCGAGAGCCCTACTATCTTTTGGGGTCAAAAACATTCTCCACATTATTTCCACTTTGCGGCGGCCCCCTGTGGATAATTGAACATTTAAAACTTTGGCAAGGCCTTTAATTTTGCGGTACTTATAATATATATAGTTTTTACACAATTTTCTTAACCAAACAAATACATGGGCAAAATAATAGCAATAGCAAACCAAAAAGGAGGCGTAGGCAAAACAACTACCGCCATCAACTTAGCCGCCAGTCTCGCCGTGCTCGAGTTCAAAACTTTATTGGTAGATGCAGACCCACAAGCCAATAGCACCTCAGGCATCGGGTTCGACCCTAAGAATATTAAAGCAGGATTGTATGAATGTATTATACAAGATTTATCGGCCCGCGACCTCATTATTAAAACTGAAATAGAATACTTGGATTTGCTTCCCTGTAATATTGACTTGGTAGGTGCAGAAATAGAAATGGTTGACCTACCCAATAGAGAACAGATGATTAAAAGGGTGCTTACCAAAATAAAAAATGATTACGACTTTATTTTAATAGATTGCTCGCCGTCATTGGGTTTAATTACTTTGAACTCACTAACCGCTGCCGACTCAGTTATTATACCAATACAGTGCGAATATTTTGCTTTGGACGGATTGGGCAAATTATTGAACACGATAAAAATTGTGCAAAAAACCACCAACTATCCTTTGCAAATTGAAGGTATGTTGCTTACCATGTACGACCAACGTTTGCGTCTTTCGCACCAAGTTGTGGATGAAGTGAAAACACATTTCCAACAATTGGTATTCGATACTATTATACACCGCAATACCAAATTGAGCGAAGCCCCAAGTTTCGGAGTGCCAGTTATCAACCACGATATGGATAGCAAAGGCTCAATCAATTATTTGAACCTAGCCCGCGAACTATTGCAAAAAAACGGAATGGCTAGGCAGACTAATGAAATAGTTGAAGAAACGGAATAAACCAACTGCCCTTGTCCCCCTAAAAAGCTTACGGGGCTATTGGGAGTGCGTTACCACAAACCACTAACTTTATCCAATATGCATGAAAATGTATATATATAAATTATTTTAAAATCATATAAATATTCACCATCCTTTATTATCAATAAAAATGTCAACCAAAAGAAACGCACTAGGCAAAGGACTTAGTGCCCTCCTCGAAAGCAATTCAACTGATGTTACCACTATGGAAACCCCCATGCGTGTGGGTTCAGTTTCCGAAATAAAGATAGCCGATATTGAGGCAAATCCATTTCAACCGCGTACCGAATTTGCCGAAGCCGATTTGCAAGAACTTGCCGATAGTATTATAGTACATGGTATTATACAACCCATCACAGTTCGTAAAATGGGCTATGATAAATTCCAAATCATATCGGGCGAACGCCGCACCAGAGCTGCTGTTTTGGCTGGCCTTACTTCTATTGCAGCCTATATAAGAATTGCCAATGATGAGCAAAGTCTCGAAATGGCTTTGATAGAAAATACACATCGCAAAGATTTGAATGCGATAGAAATTGCCTTAAGCTACAAACGACTTTTAGATGAATGTAGCCTAAAACAAGAAGAGCTCGGTGAAAAAGTTGGTAAGGACCGCACTACAGTAAATAACTATTTACGATTGCTACGCTTGCCAGAAGATATACAGGCTGCCTTGCGTGACGAACGCTTGAGCATGGGCCATGCACGTGCTATCATTAATATAGAAAATCCTGAAAAGCAGAGAGCTATTTTTGAAGAAATAATCAACGGCAACCTCAGCGTTCGTAAGGTGGAAGATTTGGTGCGTGAACGCGGTGCTTCTAAAAAGAATACAAACTCTACTGTAGCTTCCACAGATGAATTTGTATCGGAGTTTGAATCATACCAACACACCCTTTCCAAACGTTATAGCTCCCTTGTTAATTTCCGCCTCAAACCCAATGGCAAAGGCGAGATTGTGATACCTTTCCATGGCCGTAACGAATTACAAAGATTGATCAATTTGCTTGAGAACTAATTATATAATTTGATAGCACACAAAAAATATTATATATATATATGTAGAGGTATCATACTTCTGTTTATTTTTGTTAGTCCTTTATATAGTTTTGCTCAAAAAGATTCTCTGGCAAAAAAGGACACCACACTTGTTCCCGGTTCAAAACATTCTGCAAAGAAAGCTGCAATTTTATCTGCCATCATTCCCGGTGCGGGGCAAATCTATAATAAAAAATATTGGAAAGCACCAATAGTTTGGGCTATGTTGGGCGGTTCCATATATTATTTTATATATAACCAACAAACCTATATCGACTTTAGAAATAATTATAGAACTCGTGTAGATGCTGACCCCAATACCTTCGACAATTATTTATTCCTCACCAATACGCAACTTAAAGGGCAGCGTGACAATGCCCGCCAATCACGAGACTTGTCCATACTTATTATGGCCATTGCCTATTCACTAAATATAATAGATGCCAATGTAGATGGGCACTTATATAATTTTGATATGAGCGATAATTTATCATTGAAGGTTAAACCCAGTTATTATATAAACCCGATAGATATCGCCCCGATAAATATCGGGTCAGGATTTATAATGTCATGTTCAATACATTTTAAAAACAAACCTGTATATGGATTCTGATAAATATATGGCCCGCGGCGTATCGTCGCAAAAGGAAGATGTACATGCTGCCATTGCAAATCTTGATAAGGGTTTATACCCCAAAGCATTTTGCAAAATACTCCCAGATTTACTAGCCAATGATTCCGAATGGTGTAATATTATGCATGCCGATGGAGCAGGGACAAAATCATCTTTAGCCTATATATATTGGAAAGAAACTGGCGACCTTTCTGTATGGCATGGCATCGCACAAGATGCCTTGGCCATGAACCTGAACGACCTACTTTGCGTAGGTGCAACTAATGATATTTTAGTTTCGAGTACCATTGGCCGCAACAAAAATTTGATACAGGGCGAAGTAATAAAAGCTATTATTGAAGGTACCAACCAATGTATCGAAACTTTACAAAAATTAGGAAGTAATTTACACCTCACCGGTGGCGAAACTGCCGACGTGGGCGACCTTGTGCGAACTATTATAGTCGACTCGACAGTAACTGCACGCATGCCACGCAAAAATATAATAGATAATGCCAATATAAAACCTGGTTGCGTGATAGTAGGATTGTCATCGAGTGGCAAGGCCAGCTATGAAAACTATTATAATGGCGGTATGGGTTCCAATGGGCTCACCAGTGCCCGCCACGATGTATTTGCAAAGTATTATAGTGAGAAATATCCCGAGAGTTTTAATACTTCTCTTCCACATAATCTTATATATAGTGGAACCTGCCAACTCACCGATAAAATTGATACGCCCAATGGCCCCGTAGATGCAGGCAAATTGGTATTATCTCCCACACGATTATATACACCTGTGGTAATAAAAGTATTACAAGAACTTGGCGGAAAAATATTGGGAATGGTACATTGCAGTGGTGGTGGTCAAACCAAAATATTGCACTTTGTAGAAAATATACATATTATCAAAGATAAT from Bacteroidota bacterium includes the following:
- a CDS encoding WG repeat-containing protein; this encodes MSKKYLIILLLFSFAGVYAQEPMKDSATGKYYFEKETEKGMVRINNILYDEVTTFYAKYALAKHDGKWYMVDQNLKNMRGPFDYADREAFDNNGEAAVRLNGKWNVLSYKNKLLLKRSVPDSNFFYNQSETFYFQSVNNRVYRAIIKKRKWVELSCTSDSTPGEGITNEYCELEDFLNFSGENLAAVKKEKYGYVNKKGVTILPFIFDYAGDFNYKAAVVKKDGMYGYVDASLNLFIPFMFDNAKPFIVSAAAVQKGFWYGLINKQRMTIVPFDYSDLNCIDQNGLLYSAKKNSTFGIIDSNNHTVIPFDYEADFGMINSNCFVAKRDGYFGLINIVQRKLVPFNYKEYDLSLKSKNLIVFKVKEDTKNPYQIFNTFGDKRNDEGYQTVYYFYGDRCQVKRNEKYGLIDESGYEVVPCQYDAIGYLNTEGTYQVTKGIEKFFIDKTGQKVVRK
- a CDS encoding ParB/RepB/Spo0J family partition protein yields the protein MSTKRNALGKGLSALLESNSTDVTTMETPMRVGSVSEIKIADIEANPFQPRTEFAEADLQELADSIIVHGIIQPITVRKMGYDKFQIISGERRTRAAVLAGLTSIAAYIRIANDEQSLEMALIENTHRKDLNAIEIALSYKRLLDECSLKQEELGEKVGKDRTTVNNYLRLLRLPEDIQAALRDERLSMGHARAIINIENPEKQRAIFEEIINGNLSVRKVEDLVRERGASKKNTNSTVASTDEFVSEFESYQHTLSKRYSSLVNFRLKPNGKGEIVIPFHGRNELQRLINLLEN
- the carB gene encoding carbamoyl-phosphate synthase large subunit — protein: MPKDSSIKSVLIIGSGPIIIGQACEFDYSGTQAARSLREEGIEVTLINSNPATIMTDPVMADHIYLKPLTVQSIIEILEAHQIDAVLPTMGGQTALNLAKEADELGIWEKYKVRMIGVDIHAIETTENREKFRQLMIDIGIGVAESQVANSFLEGKEIAQRIGFPLVIRPSYTLGGYGGGIVHNKEEFDAALMRGLKASPTHEVLVERAVMGWKEYELELLRDQNDNLAVICAIENFDPMGIHTGDSITVAPAMTLSDRCFQEMRDMAILMMRSIGNFSGGCNVQFAVNPEDESIIAVEINPRVSRSSALASKATGYPIAKIASKLAIGYNLDELMNPVTKTTSAYFEPALDYVIVKVPRWNFDKFKGANKTLGLQMKSVGEVMAIGRNFQEALQKALQSLEINRQGLGADGKQLRNLDEIMHSLANPSWNRVFHIKDAMSLGVPISTIEKVTRIDRWFLQQINELVIIETEAKRFNINNMPVELMSEMKQKGYCDIQIAFLLGCTEDEVFEKRYNEMGIKRVYKMVDTCAGEFKSETNYFYSTFEG
- a CDS encoding DUF5683 domain-containing protein produces the protein MIAHKKYYIYICRGIILLFIFVSPLYSFAQKDSLAKKDTTLVPGSKHSAKKAAILSAIIPGAGQIYNKKYWKAPIVWAMLGGSIYYFIYNQQTYIDFRNNYRTRVDADPNTFDNYLFLTNTQLKGQRDNARQSRDLSILIMAIAYSLNIIDANVDGHLYNFDMSDNLSLKVKPSYYINPIDIAPINIGSGFIMSCSIHFKNKPVYGF
- a CDS encoding cupin domain-containing protein gives rise to the protein MINFRIKKIILLVSVVFCSQSMIGQVVFQTDTLKMPDTISNIWIERISGDSLSSGFIIVIRNEVKTHKHLYHSEHISVLEGTGIMKLGKKSFELKPGVVVFIPKGVIHWVKTTSKIPLKVLSVQSPYFDGKDRVIVE
- a CDS encoding AIR synthase-related protein, translated to MDSDKYMARGVSSQKEDVHAAIANLDKGLYPKAFCKILPDLLANDSEWCNIMHADGAGTKSSLAYIYWKETGDLSVWHGIAQDALAMNLNDLLCVGATNDILVSSTIGRNKNLIQGEVIKAIIEGTNQCIETLQKLGSNLHLTGGETADVGDLVRTIIVDSTVTARMPRKNIIDNANIKPGCVIVGLSSSGKASYENYYNGGMGSNGLTSARHDVFAKYYSEKYPESFNTSLPHNLIYSGTCQLTDKIDTPNGPVDAGKLVLSPTRLYTPVVIKVLQELGGKILGMVHCSGGGQTKILHFVENIHIIKDNLFPIPPLFSLIKEQSGSDDKQLYQTFNMGHLLEFYMEEQFAQTIIDIANSFNIDAQIIGRCEAREGKGLTLHTGSGVVVY
- a CDS encoding AAA family ATPase, which codes for MGKIIAIANQKGGVGKTTTAINLAASLAVLEFKTLLVDADPQANSTSGIGFDPKNIKAGLYECIIQDLSARDLIIKTEIEYLDLLPCNIDLVGAEIEMVDLPNREQMIKRVLTKIKNDYDFILIDCSPSLGLITLNSLTAADSVIIPIQCEYFALDGLGKLLNTIKIVQKTTNYPLQIEGMLLTMYDQRLRLSHQVVDEVKTHFQQLVFDTIIHRNTKLSEAPSFGVPVINHDMDSKGSINYLNLARELLQKNGMARQTNEIVEETE
- a CDS encoding hemolysin family protein produces the protein MDGPIIIFFTLIACAFFSGIEIAFISANKLRIELKNKQGSFSAKILSPFVKTPSKFISTTLVGNNTALVIYSIFMEEKFLHPMLEPYFHEHRYILLILATFISTIFILFTAEFLPKVLFRINPDLILEFFAVPFLIIYYIFYPLVHFITWLAKSMLNGIFRLDWKEGAPVFGKVDLDEYISQSAKMDLEEDADVDTEIFKNALDFGNVKIRQCLTPRTEIIGIEQSQSVEKLYEVLIESGHSKILVFEESIDHIVGYIHQNSLLKKPKSIRHAMMPITIATESMAARDLLNQLTKQRKSMAVVVDEFGGTAGIVTTEDILEKIFGAINDEYDNETVTEQENSQHEWVFNARLEIDHLNDKYELDLPIGEYETLGGYIFSIYQNIPESGTVIENDDFVFTILSVENTKIQDIQIKRK
- a CDS encoding alpha/beta hydrolase encodes the protein MLGKLKFLFPLLIIYHSVSAQKLSISDKRTIISNYNITLAKQQWDSVATYYDNKMASFLPPSKMESLWEQLARYYGEYSHYETADTATKKGDLVFVTKFHFKRGSLMEQINMNDTGLITGLWFLPLEDKSGYAEPNYSNKKLYYETDAEVVTGDYKMKGKLTVPNNAKKVPAVILAWGSGPNGMNEEIGGCQPFNDLAAGLASQGIAVLRFDKRTYKHSMDINAKGLPTIDDEYTYDIASALKLLKTKIYIDPKNIYLLGHSQGGMLLPYLLKNIKGFAGGISMAGAARPLGELIVEQMNYLAPDSILKTMEEKMMKEKAITQAMLSMSDTIKYNTDADLLPLGFPGSYWIHLNKIQPAIIAAKIKKPILFLQGESDYQVRMDDYNLFRLYNKSANHFFKSYPKLNHLFVEGETEALSQPSDYFKPGNIYEPVIMDIAKFIKTKQL
- a CDS encoding shikimate dehydrogenase; its protein translation is MQKKIYGLIGWPLEHSFSPQYFTEKFKQLNLSGHSYKLFPLNNILQFPELIMRRSDLQGLNVTIPYKEDIINYLDEMDREAAVVGAVNCVRFRQTKGDLLLKGYNTDIYGFEKSLQDKLDLSKVKHAIILGNGGAAKAAKYVLDKNKIQYHIVSRSIQDDENNIITYNQLSDEYIGIIDLLINATPVGMWPKTDEAPAINYAALSSKCLCYDMVYNPEETLYLQRCKEVGCDTQNGVDMLKHQADKSWEIWNL